In Sporosarcina luteola, one DNA window encodes the following:
- a CDS encoding nucleotidyltransferase-like protein, which translates to MEQVLRPIYQERASSPETLGVILVEKRGAGDPITDTFDEIMLIITSNEETPIYTKHYTDGTGKAAMHVISEKQLRKWLLLGTRRKVVDWLFYGKIFFDRNEFVESLKNELKEYPFYGRKIKMGLELSRLVRVYMEGKMFFEQQNYMDAYHHAIQSLHHLARLTVIEKGSSPEVTVWSQVKKIDPAIYKLYEELIMSEEPIEKRLELLFLASEFFIHNRTLDGARHIMDVMSTKETWTIQELHEHEELRMYSINLEVLVEFLIEKGFIQIVESESKNEYVFHRDYRVGNEY; encoded by the coding sequence ATGGAACAGGTTCTTAGACCGATTTATCAAGAACGCGCAAGCTCGCCTGAAACGTTGGGTGTCATTCTTGTTGAAAAAAGGGGTGCAGGCGATCCGATAACAGACACGTTTGACGAAATCATGCTCATCATTACATCTAATGAAGAAACACCCATATATACAAAACACTATACGGATGGAACAGGGAAAGCAGCGATGCACGTCATCAGCGAAAAACAATTGAGGAAATGGCTTTTGCTCGGGACAAGAAGGAAAGTTGTCGACTGGTTGTTCTATGGGAAGATTTTCTTTGACCGCAACGAATTTGTTGAGAGCTTGAAAAACGAGTTGAAGGAGTATCCTTTCTATGGCCGTAAGATAAAGATGGGACTCGAGCTTTCCAGATTAGTGAGAGTGTATATGGAAGGAAAAATGTTTTTTGAGCAGCAAAACTATATGGATGCGTATCATCATGCGATTCAATCCCTTCATCATCTAGCCAGGCTGACTGTTATTGAAAAGGGATCATCTCCCGAAGTGACTGTATGGTCCCAAGTGAAAAAGATAGATCCGGCAATCTATAAACTCTATGAAGAACTAATCATGAGCGAAGAACCGATAGAGAAAAGGCTGGAGCTCTTATTCCTTGCAAGTGAATTCTTCATTCATAACCGGACGTTGGACGGAGCAAGGCATATCATGGATGTCATGTCGACGAAAGAGACGTGGACGATACAGGAGCTTCATGAGCATGAGGAGTTACGGATGTATTCAATTAACCTGGAAGTTCTCGTTGAGTTTTTAATTGAGAAAGGTTTCATTCAGATTGTGGAAAGTGAATCGAAAAATGAATATGTCTTTCATAGAGACTACCGTGTTGGTAATGAATACTGA
- a CDS encoding YgzB family protein — MKPYKNKINRIRSFALSLIFIGVVIMYLGIFFRKNEIIMLIFMVLGLLAILGSTVVYAWIGTLSTRAVQIVCPNCGKATKMLGRVDMCGHCREPLTLDPSLEGKEFDVAYNRPESKKEASEKK, encoded by the coding sequence ATGAAACCTTATAAAAATAAAATAAATCGGATCCGGTCATTTGCGTTATCCCTGATTTTCATCGGGGTCGTCATTATGTATCTCGGGATATTCTTCAGGAAGAATGAAATCATCATGTTGATATTCATGGTACTAGGGCTCCTTGCGATTCTTGGCAGCACGGTCGTTTATGCTTGGATCGGAACCTTGTCGACGAGGGCTGTGCAGATCGTCTGTCCGAATTGCGGCAAAGCGACTAAAATGCTTGGACGCGTTGATATGTGCGGTCATTGCAGAGAGCCACTTACATTGGATCCTTCTTTGGAAGGTAAGGAATTCGATGTGGCGTATAACCGTCCGGAAAGTAAAAAAGAAGCTTCAGAAAAAAAATAA
- the perR gene encoding peroxide-responsive transcriptional repressor PerR, with translation MSEVFLKDALVTLKESGVRITPQRHAILEFLISSETHPTADEIYKALEADFPNMSVATVYNNLRVFRNAGLVKELTYGDSSSRFDFVTHDHYHIICDNCGKIVDFHHPGLEEVEHLASHVTGFEVNSHRLEVYGTCPECAAGVNKAK, from the coding sequence ATGTCTGAAGTGTTTTTGAAAGACGCGCTTGTCACATTGAAGGAAAGTGGTGTGCGTATTACACCGCAAAGGCATGCTATATTAGAGTTTCTCATTTCTTCCGAGACGCATCCTACTGCTGATGAAATATATAAAGCGTTAGAAGCCGATTTTCCAAATATGAGTGTTGCGACCGTATATAATAATCTGCGTGTTTTCCGGAATGCCGGGCTAGTAAAGGAACTCACTTATGGTGATTCGTCGAGCCGGTTCGATTTTGTTACACATGATCATTATCATATCATTTGTGATAATTGTGGAAAAATCGTCGACTTCCACCATCCCGGACTTGAAGAAGTTGAGCATCTTGCTTCCCATGTCACGGGATTCGAAGTGAATTCCCACCGACTCGAAGTATATGGAACATGTCCTGAATGTGCTGCAGGCGTCAATAAAGCAAAATAA
- a CDS encoding D-2-hydroxyacid dehydrogenase — translation MNVLFTFKIKDEQMDKLESDFPAFQFSFHKKIDEVPLDEFEIIVTYGEDITIEVLDRAPSLKWLMVASAGVEKMPLAAIAEKGIIVSNVRGIHKTPMAETALAHILSLGRALPTIAEQQKRKEWNTKLRQSELRKSTALILGPGAIGSEIGRLLQAFGVRTIGCNHSGDPAQFMDETIQFEELVNKLPEADIVVSVLPSTPKTKELLKDSHFQAMKESAIFMNLGRGDLVKESILVDALKNGEIGHAVLDVFEKEPLPIESELWSLSNVTISPHVSSHSGKYIERALEFFTENLEKWQKGDRNLINLIDTEKGY, via the coding sequence ATGAATGTTTTATTCACTTTCAAGATCAAGGATGAACAGATGGATAAATTGGAGTCGGATTTTCCCGCATTTCAATTTAGCTTCCATAAGAAGATTGATGAAGTTCCGCTCGATGAATTCGAAATCATCGTCACGTATGGAGAGGACATAACTATAGAGGTGCTAGATAGAGCGCCATCCCTTAAGTGGCTGATGGTTGCTTCCGCTGGGGTGGAAAAGATGCCGCTTGCAGCTATTGCAGAAAAAGGAATCATCGTTAGCAATGTACGTGGAATCCACAAAACACCGATGGCTGAAACGGCACTTGCTCATATACTGTCGCTAGGGCGGGCACTGCCTACAATAGCGGAGCAGCAAAAACGGAAAGAATGGAATACGAAACTACGCCAATCGGAATTGCGAAAGTCGACTGCGCTCATCCTCGGCCCAGGGGCGATTGGATCTGAAATCGGTCGTTTGCTTCAAGCGTTCGGAGTCCGGACAATCGGTTGCAATCACTCAGGGGATCCAGCTCAGTTCATGGACGAGACCATCCAATTCGAAGAGCTTGTAAACAAACTTCCGGAAGCTGATATTGTCGTATCCGTATTGCCTAGCACACCTAAAACGAAGGAATTGCTCAAGGATAGCCATTTCCAAGCGATGAAGGAGTCAGCAATATTCATGAATTTAGGCAGAGGCGACCTCGTAAAGGAATCGATTCTCGTGGATGCTTTGAAAAACGGAGAAATCGGGCACGCGGTGCTAGATGTATTTGAAAAGGAACCGTTGCCAATAGAAAGCGAGCTATGGTCTTTATCGAATGTAACCATTTCTCCGCATGTTTCCAGCCATTCCGGGAAATATATTGAGAGGGCGCTTGAGTTTTTCACGGAAAATCTGGAGAAGTGGCAAAAAGGGGATAGGAACTTAATCAATTTGATCGATACTGAAAAAGGGTATTGA
- the bcp gene encoding thioredoxin-dependent thiol peroxidase, with protein sequence MEKLEGMQAPQFSLPDENGEIVSLSNFEGEKYVILYFYPKDATPGCTTQACDFRDAHQSFSDLNAVILGVSPDNEASHQRFIEKQGLPFSLLVDENHEAAEAYGVWKLKKMFGKEYMGIERSTFLIDPTGTVVKEWRKVKVKGHIEEALATLEQLTKKA encoded by the coding sequence ATGGAAAAGTTGGAAGGTATGCAGGCGCCACAGTTTTCATTGCCGGACGAAAACGGTGAAATCGTTTCGCTAAGTAATTTTGAAGGGGAGAAGTATGTCATTCTTTACTTTTATCCGAAAGATGCCACTCCCGGTTGCACAACGCAGGCATGTGATTTCAGGGATGCGCATCAAAGCTTCAGTGATCTGAATGCTGTCATTCTTGGAGTGAGTCCTGATAATGAAGCATCACATCAACGGTTCATCGAAAAGCAAGGACTGCCGTTTTCGTTATTAGTGGATGAAAACCATGAAGCAGCTGAAGCTTACGGTGTATGGAAATTAAAGAAAATGTTCGGCAAGGAATATATGGGCATCGAGCGCTCCACGTTTCTGATCGACCCTACTGGAACTGTAGTGAAGGAATGGCGGAAAGTGAAAGTGAAGGGGCATATTGAAGAAGCGCTTGCGACATTGGAGCAATTGACGAAGAAGGCGTAA